One segment of Amycolatopsis alba DSM 44262 DNA contains the following:
- the ilvA gene encoding threonine ammonia-lyase IlvA, which translates to MQGIETVSARTVEEAAKRLAGVVTRTPLEPNERLSARVDARVWLKREDLQTVRSYKIRGAYNFIVQLDPEHRERGVVCASAGNHAQGVAYACRRLGADGRVYVPGTTPRQKRERIATLGGSHIEVIVVGETYEDAFTAAKQDAERTGATLVPAFDAPETVAGQGTVAMEVVAQLGFVPDVMVVPVGGGGLLAGIAAWAAERAPEMRIVGVEPAGATCMAAALAAGEPVRLETVDTFVDGAAVALAGAVTYPLVRDGGVELTDVAEGAICTEMLAMYQSDGVIAEPAGALATAALGTTVKIDPGQIVVCVVSGGNNDVSRYGEVLERSLIHEGLRHYFLVGFPQEPGALRRFLDEVLGPDDDITRFEYVKRNSRETGPALIGIELARPGDLEGLLHRLEVSPLQVERVEPGSPLFHFLV; encoded by the coding sequence GTGCAAGGGATCGAAACCGTGAGCGCCCGAACGGTCGAAGAGGCCGCCAAGCGATTGGCCGGGGTGGTGACCCGCACGCCGCTCGAACCGAACGAGCGGCTCTCGGCGCGGGTCGACGCCAGGGTCTGGCTCAAACGCGAAGACCTCCAGACCGTGCGCTCGTACAAGATCCGCGGCGCCTACAACTTCATCGTCCAGCTCGACCCGGAGCACCGGGAACGCGGCGTCGTCTGCGCCAGCGCGGGCAACCACGCGCAGGGTGTCGCGTACGCGTGCCGCCGCCTCGGCGCGGACGGCCGCGTCTACGTTCCCGGCACGACTCCCCGGCAGAAGCGCGAGCGGATCGCGACGCTGGGCGGGTCGCATATCGAGGTCATCGTCGTCGGAGAGACCTACGAAGACGCCTTCACCGCCGCGAAGCAGGACGCGGAACGCACCGGCGCGACGCTGGTCCCCGCCTTCGACGCGCCGGAGACGGTCGCCGGACAGGGCACGGTCGCGATGGAGGTCGTGGCGCAGCTCGGGTTCGTCCCGGACGTCATGGTGGTGCCGGTCGGCGGCGGTGGCCTGCTCGCCGGGATCGCCGCTTGGGCCGCGGAACGGGCGCCGGAGATGCGGATCGTCGGCGTCGAACCGGCGGGCGCGACCTGTATGGCGGCCGCGCTGGCTGCCGGTGAGCCGGTGCGGCTCGAAACCGTGGACACGTTCGTGGACGGCGCGGCGGTCGCGCTGGCCGGAGCGGTGACGTATCCGCTGGTCCGCGACGGCGGCGTCGAACTCACCGACGTCGCCGAGGGCGCGATCTGCACGGAAATGCTCGCGATGTACCAGTCCGACGGCGTGATCGCCGAACCCGCGGGCGCGCTCGCGACCGCCGCGCTGGGCACGACGGTGAAGATCGACCCCGGCCAGATCGTGGTGTGCGTCGTGTCCGGCGGCAACAACGACGTCAGCCGCTACGGCGAAGTGCTCGAACGGTCACTGATCCACGAAGGGTTGAGGCACTACTTCCTGGTGGGGTTCCCGCAGGAGCCCGGCGCGCTGCGGCGGTTCCTCGACGAGGTCCTCGGGCCGGACGACGACATCACGCGGTTCGAGTACGTGAAGCGCAACAGCCGGGAGACCGGCCCGGCGCTGATCGGCATCGAACTCGCGCGGCCCGGCGACCTGGAAGGCTTGCTGCACCGGCTGGAGGTGAGCCCGTTGCAGGTGGAACGGGTGGAGCCGGGCAGCCCGCTCTTCCACTTCTTGGTCTGA
- a CDS encoding NADAR family protein: MVSKVDGVRSLDALRELVHSGAEPEYQLFYGHTPLKSGRVNAACLSQWWLAPFVAGGERYPTAEHYMMASKAELFGDHEAADAIRQAPDPKTAKILGREVSAFDAELWERHRFDIVIDGNLEKFRQHPEEREFLLSTGDKVIVEASKMDLVWGSGLAREDKNATRPDYWRGQNLLGFALMEVREQLRA; this comes from the coding sequence ATGGTGAGCAAGGTCGACGGAGTCCGGAGTCTCGATGCGTTGCGCGAGCTGGTCCACAGTGGCGCGGAGCCCGAGTACCAGCTCTTCTACGGCCACACCCCACTCAAGAGCGGACGGGTCAACGCGGCCTGTCTGAGCCAGTGGTGGCTCGCGCCGTTCGTCGCGGGCGGCGAGCGGTACCCGACGGCCGAGCACTACATGATGGCGAGCAAGGCGGAACTGTTCGGCGATCACGAGGCCGCGGACGCCATTCGTCAGGCGCCGGACCCCAAGACCGCCAAGATCCTCGGCCGCGAGGTCTCGGCGTTCGACGCCGAACTGTGGGAGCGGCACCGCTTCGACATCGTCATCGACGGCAACCTGGAGAAGTTCCGCCAGCACCCCGAGGAGCGGGAGTTCCTGCTGAGCACGGGCGACAAGGTGATCGTCGAGGCGTCGAAAATGGACCTGGTCTGGGGCAGCGGCCTCGCCCGCGAGGACAAGAACGCCACCCGCCCCGACTACTGGCGCGGGCAGAACCTCCTGGGCTTCGCGCTGATGGAGGTCCGCGAGCAGCTCCGCGCCTAG
- a CDS encoding acyltransferase: protein MTSMWGAPALSRLRAWGQARRDPRQAKFLTKDSLRWVLRNRAYTPWYLVRYWRLLKFRVAHPHIILRGMVFLGKDVEIHCRPGYGRLEIGRWVHIGDGNAIRCHEGSLRIGDKAVFGRQNVLNGYLDIELGAATLVADWVYICDFDHVTTDITVPIKDQGIVKSPVRIGPDTWIGTKVSVLKGTRVGRGCVLGAHAVVRGDIPDYSIAVGSPARVVRNRQDDYAADAARREAVADMARKANKALQKTLGVDS from the coding sequence ATGACGTCCATGTGGGGTGCGCCCGCGCTGTCGCGGCTCCGCGCCTGGGGCCAGGCCCGTCGTGATCCGCGTCAGGCTAAGTTCCTGACCAAGGATTCGCTGCGCTGGGTGCTGCGGAACCGCGCGTACACGCCTTGGTACCTGGTCCGGTACTGGCGGCTGCTGAAGTTCCGCGTCGCGCACCCGCACATCATCCTGCGGGGGATGGTGTTCCTCGGCAAGGACGTCGAGATCCACTGCCGCCCCGGCTACGGGCGCCTGGAGATCGGCCGCTGGGTGCACATCGGCGACGGCAACGCGATCCGCTGCCACGAGGGTTCGCTGCGCATCGGCGACAAGGCGGTGTTCGGCCGTCAGAACGTCCTCAACGGCTACCTCGACATCGAACTCGGCGCGGCCACGCTCGTCGCGGACTGGGTGTACATCTGCGACTTCGACCACGTCACCACCGACATCACCGTCCCGATCAAGGATCAGGGCATCGTGAAGTCGCCGGTGCGGATCGGGCCGGACACCTGGATCGGCACCAAGGTCTCCGTGCTCAAGGGCACCAGGGTCGGCCGCGGCTGTGTCCTCGGCGCGCACGCCGTGGTGCGCGGCGACATCCCGGACTACTCGATCGCCGTCGGTTCGCCGGCGCGCGTCGTCCGGAACCGGCAGGACGACTACGCCGCCGACGCCGCCCGCCGCGAGGCTGTCGCGGACATGGCGCGCAAGGCGAACAAGGCGCTTCAGAAGACCCTGGGCGTGGACTCGTAA
- a CDS encoding nucleoside hydrolase translates to MGTKLIIDTDPGVDDAFALALATQAEDVDLLGVTTVFGNVPLSHTTANARRLLQLFGREDVPVAAGASRPLVYDNAKPAGFVHGEDGLSGHSGTLPEAKRPLDERDAVRLLVDLLEASDEPVTIAPIGPLTNIALLLAAHPGIREKIGRIVIMGGGVTKGNSTTAAEFNIWSDPEAARRVLADEDIPTVLVPLDITHQCSVDTAWLGKLAASGPLGAALEALTTTYVKHYTPILGFPGMVMHDAVAVAEAIRPGILDTESYPVDVECGFGPARGATLVDRRRLRSTDPQAVPGRVIDVALTTDVEAFREFVLGSLTGGR, encoded by the coding sequence ATGGGCACCAAGCTGATCATCGACACCGACCCAGGGGTCGACGACGCCTTCGCGCTGGCACTGGCCACGCAAGCCGAGGACGTCGACCTCCTCGGTGTGACCACGGTGTTCGGCAACGTACCGCTGAGCCACACCACCGCCAACGCGCGGCGCCTGCTGCAGCTCTTCGGCCGCGAAGACGTTCCCGTCGCCGCCGGCGCCTCGCGGCCGCTGGTCTACGACAACGCCAAGCCCGCCGGGTTCGTCCACGGCGAGGACGGCCTGTCCGGCCACTCCGGCACGCTGCCGGAGGCGAAGCGCCCGCTCGACGAACGCGACGCCGTCCGCCTGCTGGTGGATCTGCTGGAGGCCTCGGACGAGCCGGTGACCATCGCCCCGATCGGCCCGCTCACGAATATCGCGCTGCTGCTGGCGGCGCATCCGGGCATCCGCGAGAAGATCGGCCGGATCGTCATCATGGGCGGCGGGGTGACCAAGGGGAACTCCACCACGGCCGCCGAGTTCAACATCTGGAGCGATCCCGAGGCGGCGCGCCGGGTGCTGGCCGACGAGGACATCCCGACCGTGCTGGTGCCGCTGGACATCACGCACCAATGCTCGGTCGACACGGCCTGGCTCGGCAAACTCGCCGCGTCCGGCCCGCTCGGCGCGGCGCTCGAAGCGCTGACCACGACCTACGTCAAGCACTACACCCCGATCCTCGGTTTCCCAGGGATGGTCATGCACGACGCGGTCGCCGTGGCCGAGGCGATCCGGCCGGGCATCCTCGACACCGAGTCGTACCCCGTGGACGTCGAGTGCGGCTTCGGCCCCGCGCGCGGCGCGACACTCGTAGACCGGCGAAGGCTACGAAGCACCGATCCGCAGGCCGTGCCGGGCCGCGTCATCGACGTCGCGCTGACCACCGACGTCGAAGCCTTCCGTGAGTTCGTGCTGGGCTCGCTCACCGGGGGCCGATGA
- a CDS encoding NlpC/P60 family protein, with the protein MEQETSRRRRLPVIIAAVVVAGAALVAAITFAPKEEPKSEAAAVQSSTQPAPPPSSAPAEIPKEQPKVPQQMGPEFDAWVSKTSGWLDIPLRAMTGYAKTTVALSKETPGCRLSWVTLAALGKIASDHGRATGSSVNADGVMTVPLGAVEVRDFYNKVVSSANASGPLQLTPAVWSQFQSSASGAKPNPQNIDDATLTAGRALCAGGRDLGQGQTWWSAVSTLQPAPLLMHRTLATVNVYGTVGQSPQPPNAAALSAVNFAIDKIGLPYVWGGNGTGGGDPGFDCSGLTTAAYASAGVRLMRTAHTQYHSVSKVTDPQLGDLIFYGEPNTKIHHVGLYIGNQQMIDAPQTGQAVQVHTYRKQGDDYAGAGRPTT; encoded by the coding sequence ATGGAACAGGAAACCTCCCGCCGCCGCAGACTTCCGGTGATCATCGCCGCCGTGGTCGTCGCGGGCGCCGCATTGGTCGCCGCCATCACCTTCGCTCCGAAGGAGGAGCCGAAGTCGGAGGCCGCCGCCGTCCAGTCGTCGACGCAACCCGCGCCGCCGCCTTCGTCCGCACCCGCGGAGATCCCGAAGGAACAGCCGAAGGTCCCGCAGCAGATGGGACCGGAATTCGACGCCTGGGTGTCGAAGACCAGCGGCTGGCTGGACATCCCGCTGCGCGCGATGACCGGCTACGCGAAGACCACCGTGGCGCTGAGCAAGGAGACGCCGGGCTGCCGCCTGTCCTGGGTGACGCTGGCCGCGCTCGGGAAGATCGCCTCCGATCACGGCCGCGCCACCGGTTCGAGTGTGAACGCCGACGGCGTGATGACCGTCCCGCTCGGCGCCGTCGAGGTCCGCGACTTCTACAACAAGGTCGTCTCGTCCGCGAACGCCAGTGGTCCGCTGCAGCTGACCCCCGCGGTGTGGAGCCAGTTCCAGTCCTCGGCGAGCGGCGCGAAACCGAATCCGCAGAACATCGACGACGCCACGCTGACCGCCGGCCGCGCCCTGTGCGCGGGCGGGCGCGACCTCGGCCAGGGCCAGACCTGGTGGAGCGCGGTCAGCACCCTGCAGCCCGCGCCGCTGCTGATGCACCGCACCCTCGCGACGGTGAACGTCTACGGCACGGTCGGCCAGAGCCCGCAGCCGCCGAACGCGGCGGCGCTGAGCGCGGTCAACTTCGCCATCGACAAGATCGGGCTGCCGTACGTCTGGGGCGGCAACGGCACCGGCGGCGGTGACCCCGGTTTCGACTGCTCCGGCCTGACGACGGCCGCGTACGCCAGCGCGGGCGTCAGGCTCATGCGCACCGCCCACACGCAGTACCACAGCGTGAGCAAGGTGACCGATCCCCAGCTGGGCGACCTGATCTTCTACGGCGAGCCGAACACGAAGATCCACCATGTCGGGCTGTACATCGGGAACCAGCAGATGATCGACGCCCCGCAGACCGGGCAGGCGGTGCAGGTGCACACCTACCGGAAGCAAGGCGACGATTACGCCGGAGCGGGCCGTCCGACGACCTGA
- a CDS encoding alpha/beta fold hydrolase → MEGFLETGVSRSAVQVDGESCSYLTAGRDGPAVVLLHGTYWSRVWLPVLGHLAEAGLRPYAVDFPGMGRSGGELTLETATVPALAGWVTRFVSAVKISGPVAVAGHDIGGAVAQHLLAHDRMAISRMALVNSVLYDSWPSPHVARLLDTAAVAEDFLAARREAVTTDLAGAATEQRIAGYLDPWTDPRARRSWLAMAGAAESRHTLDLVPALRRSTTPKLLIWGEDDRFEKVEYAEKFASEIPRTRLLRIPGAAHIPTENAPGRIARALVDFFADGSGQVVGRPAPA, encoded by the coding sequence ATGGAGGGATTCCTTGAAACCGGCGTGTCGAGGAGCGCGGTACAGGTCGACGGCGAGAGCTGCAGCTACCTGACCGCCGGCCGGGACGGCCCCGCCGTGGTGCTGCTGCACGGGACGTACTGGAGCCGGGTGTGGCTTCCGGTGCTGGGCCACCTCGCGGAGGCGGGACTTCGGCCCTATGCCGTCGATTTTCCGGGGATGGGGCGGTCAGGGGGTGAGCTCACCCTGGAGACGGCGACTGTCCCGGCCCTGGCCGGTTGGGTGACGCGCTTCGTGTCCGCGGTGAAGATCTCCGGGCCGGTCGCGGTGGCGGGGCATGACATCGGAGGCGCCGTCGCCCAGCATCTCCTGGCGCACGATCGGATGGCGATTTCCCGGATGGCCCTGGTCAACTCGGTGCTCTACGACTCATGGCCGTCACCCCACGTCGCCCGGCTTCTGGACACGGCGGCCGTCGCCGAAGACTTCCTCGCGGCCCGCAGGGAGGCCGTGACGACCGATCTGGCAGGCGCCGCCACCGAGCAGCGGATCGCCGGCTATCTGGATCCGTGGACCGATCCGCGGGCCCGCCGCTCCTGGCTGGCCATGGCGGGCGCGGCGGAGAGCCGCCACACCCTCGATCTCGTCCCCGCGCTGCGGCGGTCCACCACGCCCAAGTTGCTGATCTGGGGCGAGGACGACCGCTTCGAGAAGGTGGAGTACGCCGAGAAGTTCGCCTCGGAGATCCCGCGAACCCGGCTCCTGCGCATCCCCGGAGCGGCGCACATCCCCACCGAGAACGCCCCCGGCCGGATCGCCCGCGCTCTCGTCGACTTCTTCGCGGACGGCAGCGGTCAGGTCGTCGGACGGCCCGCTCCGGCGTAA
- a CDS encoding FAD-dependent oxidoreductase, with the protein MNTTVTIVGAGLGGLTLARVLHIHGIPSEVYEAEASPTARLQGGMLDIHDYNGQLALEAAELMDEFRGIVLEGRQALRALDIDGTVLFERADDGTGGRPEAQRGDLRRMLLDSLPEGTVRWGHKVTGARTLDDGRHEVAFENGTTVVADLLVGADGAWSRIRPLLTGAVPEYSGTSIVETYLYDSDTRHADVAKTVGGGSMFGNGITPGLAINAHRETGDTLHAYVELKKPLDWFDAVDFTDAEVAKARVAAEFDGWAPELTALITESDIAPIHRPAYALPSGLRWERVPGVTLLGDAAHLALANGEGANLAMLDGAELGKALAASPGDVETALAEYELAMFVRCETPIEEDFLLESIFGDEVPQQLLNIFESQQRES; encoded by the coding sequence ATGAACACCACTGTCACCATCGTCGGCGCCGGTCTCGGCGGCCTCACGCTGGCCCGCGTCCTGCACATTCACGGCATCCCGTCCGAGGTCTACGAAGCCGAGGCATCACCCACCGCGCGCTTGCAGGGCGGGATGCTCGACATCCACGACTACAACGGCCAGCTCGCCCTCGAGGCCGCGGAACTCATGGACGAGTTCCGCGGCATCGTCCTGGAGGGGCGCCAGGCGCTGCGCGCCCTCGACATCGACGGGACCGTCCTGTTCGAGCGGGCCGACGACGGCACCGGCGGCCGTCCCGAGGCGCAGCGCGGGGACCTGCGGCGGATGCTGCTCGACTCGCTCCCCGAAGGCACCGTCCGCTGGGGTCACAAGGTCACCGGCGCCCGGACGCTGGACGACGGCCGCCACGAGGTCGCGTTCGAGAACGGCACCACCGTCGTCGCCGATCTCCTGGTCGGGGCCGACGGCGCGTGGTCACGGATCCGGCCGCTGCTCACCGGCGCCGTCCCCGAATACAGCGGGACGTCGATCGTCGAGACCTATCTGTACGACTCCGACACCCGGCACGCGGACGTGGCGAAAACGGTCGGCGGCGGTTCGATGTTCGGGAACGGGATCACGCCGGGCCTTGCCATCAACGCCCACCGGGAAACCGGCGACACCCTGCACGCCTACGTGGAACTCAAGAAGCCGCTGGACTGGTTCGACGCCGTCGACTTCACTGACGCCGAAGTGGCCAAGGCGCGGGTCGCGGCGGAGTTCGACGGCTGGGCGCCCGAACTCACCGCGCTGATCACCGAAAGCGACATCGCGCCGATCCACCGCCCCGCCTACGCCCTGCCGTCCGGGCTGCGGTGGGAGCGCGTCCCCGGCGTGACCCTGCTCGGCGACGCCGCCCATCTCGCCTTGGCGAATGGGGAAGGCGCCAACCTGGCCATGCTCGACGGCGCCGAGCTCGGCAAGGCCCTCGCCGCGAGCCCCGGCGACGTCGAGACGGCGCTCGCCGAGTACGAGCTGGCGATGTTCGTCCGCTGCGAAACGCCCATCGAGGAGGACTTCCTGCTCGAAAGCATCTTCGGCGACGAGGTCCCTCAGCAGCTGCTCAACATTTTCGAGAGCCAGCAGCGCGAGTCCTGA
- a CDS encoding carboxylesterase/lipase family protein has protein sequence MSVQAETPAGAVRGRRDSFGEFYRAIPYAAAPLGPGRFLPPVPHAGWSGVRDATRPSPTAPQPVRDFGELDMTPYFGPGWVRGEEYLTVDVWTPAADGGKRPVLVFVHGGGFVTGSTRAALYDGRAFARDGVVLVTVNYRLGVPGFLALDGAPANRGLLDVLAALGWVRDTVAVFGGDPDNVTVFGQSAGATLTGALLATPEAEGLFRRAIVQSGSGTGAFTPEQAGRVTAAAASALGAAPTAEAFGEIPDERFLEILPALAGLDLRTETAPDPLAGLSPFSLVLPVQPADGLLGGDVGLLIGTNTEEGNLYGVADPVALGDTLFGAGTARLARAHARISGGRTHVYSFGHRSTALGGRLGAAHTVELPFVFDVAGEPWLHGENGLLGPDPAPEGLAARMHGAWVSFARTGDPGWAPDTVGFFG, from the coding sequence GTGTCCGTGCAAGCAGAAACCCCGGCGGGCGCCGTGCGCGGCCGCCGCGACTCCTTCGGCGAGTTCTACCGCGCCATCCCGTACGCGGCCGCTCCGCTCGGTCCCGGACGCTTTCTCCCGCCGGTGCCACACGCGGGCTGGTCCGGCGTCCGTGACGCGACCCGGCCCTCGCCGACGGCTCCCCAGCCTGTCCGCGACTTCGGCGAGCTCGACATGACGCCGTACTTCGGGCCGGGCTGGGTGCGGGGCGAGGAGTACCTGACCGTCGACGTCTGGACGCCCGCCGCGGACGGCGGCAAGCGTCCCGTGCTGGTTTTCGTGCACGGCGGCGGTTTCGTCACCGGCTCGACCCGCGCCGCGCTCTACGACGGAAGGGCGTTCGCCCGCGACGGCGTCGTCCTGGTGACGGTGAACTACCGCCTCGGCGTCCCCGGTTTCCTCGCTCTGGACGGCGCTCCGGCCAACCGGGGGCTGCTCGACGTGCTCGCCGCGCTCGGCTGGGTGCGTGACACGGTCGCGGTGTTCGGAGGCGACCCGGACAACGTCACCGTCTTCGGGCAGTCCGCGGGAGCGACGCTCACCGGCGCGTTGCTGGCGACGCCGGAGGCCGAGGGGCTGTTCCGGCGGGCGATCGTCCAGAGCGGCAGCGGGACCGGCGCCTTCACCCCGGAGCAGGCGGGACGGGTCACCGCCGCGGCGGCTTCGGCGCTGGGAGCCGCACCCACCGCGGAAGCGTTCGGGGAGATCCCGGACGAGCGATTCCTGGAGATCCTGCCCGCGCTGGCCGGTCTCGACCTGCGCACCGAGACCGCGCCGGATCCCTTGGCCGGGCTGAGCCCGTTCAGCCTGGTGCTGCCGGTCCAGCCCGCCGACGGTCTCCTCGGCGGCGACGTCGGGCTGCTCATCGGCACCAACACCGAGGAAGGAAACCTTTACGGCGTGGCGGATCCCGTCGCGCTCGGGGACACGCTGTTCGGGGCGGGGACGGCACGGCTGGCGCGGGCACACGCGCGGATCTCGGGCGGCCGCACCCACGTCTACTCGTTCGGCCATCGCTCGACGGCGCTGGGCGGACGGCTCGGCGCCGCCCACACCGTCGAGCTGCCGTTCGTCTTCGACGTCGCAGGCGAGCCGTGGCTGCACGGGGAGAACGGCCTGCTCGGTCCTGATCCCGCCCCGGAAGGCCTCGCGGCCAGGATGCACGGCGCGTGGGTCTCGTTCGCCAGGACCGGTGACCCCGGCTGGGCGCCGGACACCGTCGGGTTCTTCGGCTGA
- a CDS encoding MBL fold metallo-hydrolase: MDEITIGDVTVTRVKEFYGSLGMTPAEFLPDSPDGSWDEHRGWLAPDFWNPETNECHAALQSWLIRSEGRTILVDTGVGNHKDRPYAAVWNRLDTAYLDNLAAAGVRPEDVDVVVNTHLHIDHVGWNTRLDGRTWVPTFPNATYLMARPDFEFWNPAEAHDSVLGRGNQNVFEDSVAPVHEAGLTHLWDGTYRIDRNLRLDLAPGHTPGSSVLTLESGGERALFVGDLVHTALQIVEPDTNSPYCEDPAGSRATRHKLLGQAADGDALLFPAHFGAQGAVRVERRGSKFAIARWAGFSHLS; encoded by the coding sequence ATGGACGAGATCACCATCGGAGACGTCACGGTCACCCGCGTCAAGGAGTTCTACGGCTCGCTCGGCATGACCCCGGCCGAGTTCCTGCCGGACAGCCCGGACGGCTCCTGGGACGAACATCGCGGCTGGCTCGCGCCCGACTTCTGGAACCCCGAAACGAACGAATGCCACGCGGCGCTCCAGTCCTGGCTGATCCGCAGCGAAGGGCGCACGATCCTCGTCGACACCGGTGTCGGCAACCACAAGGACCGGCCCTACGCGGCGGTGTGGAACCGCCTCGACACCGCGTACCTCGACAACCTCGCGGCCGCTGGCGTGCGGCCCGAGGACGTCGACGTCGTCGTCAACACCCACCTGCACATCGACCACGTCGGCTGGAACACCCGGCTCGACGGCCGCACCTGGGTGCCGACCTTCCCGAACGCCACGTACCTGATGGCGCGGCCGGACTTCGAGTTCTGGAACCCCGCCGAAGCGCACGATTCCGTGCTGGGGCGCGGAAATCAGAACGTTTTCGAGGACAGTGTCGCGCCGGTCCACGAGGCGGGGCTGACCCATCTGTGGGACGGCACGTACCGGATCGACCGGAACCTGCGGCTCGATCTCGCGCCCGGTCACACTCCCGGCTCGTCCGTGCTCACCCTGGAATCGGGCGGGGAACGGGCGCTGTTCGTGGGCGATCTGGTGCACACCGCGCTGCAGATCGTCGAGCCGGACACCAATTCGCCCTATTGCGAAGACCCGGCCGGATCCAGGGCCACCCGGCACAAGCTGCTCGGGCAGGCCGCCGACGGCGACGCGCTCCTCTTCCCGGCGCACTTCGGCGCCCAGGGTGCGGTGCGGGTCGAGCGCCGGGGATCGAAGTTCGCGATCGCGCGATGGGCGGGCTTCTCCCACCTCTCCTGA
- a CDS encoding helix-turn-helix domain-containing protein, whose amino-acid sequence MDGPGPLGDFLQARRAQLRPADVGLRDLGPRRRVAGLRREELAQLAGVSVSYYARLEQGMSRGASAEVLDAIARALRLDGHEREHLERLAGTARRTPRARRPRPEKLHDETRDLLGTVDAPALILGRRSDVLAWNTLGHALLGGHLDFHAPDDPARRPNMSRMLFLDPHSQELYVDWKRKIRAVVGNLRISVGRHPEDPLLAELIGELTMKSPEFVSLWGDHRVQPCDAAAYELHHPVVGTVTVTQQTLSIARSPDQLLIVCTAPAGSSDASALALLRQLRTVCSPASPA is encoded by the coding sequence ATGGACGGACCTGGCCCGCTCGGCGACTTCCTTCAGGCTCGACGAGCACAGTTGCGGCCAGCGGACGTCGGCCTGCGCGACCTCGGGCCACGCCGCCGGGTGGCCGGGCTGCGGCGCGAGGAACTGGCCCAGCTCGCGGGGGTCAGCGTCTCGTACTACGCGCGGCTGGAGCAGGGCATGTCGCGCGGCGCCTCGGCCGAGGTGCTCGACGCCATCGCCCGCGCGCTCCGGCTCGACGGCCACGAACGCGAACACCTCGAAAGGCTCGCCGGCACCGCTCGCCGTACACCACGGGCACGCCGTCCCCGGCCCGAGAAGCTCCACGACGAGACGCGGGACCTCCTGGGCACCGTCGACGCTCCCGCGCTGATTCTCGGTCGCCGCTCGGACGTCCTGGCGTGGAACACCCTCGGCCACGCCCTGCTGGGCGGGCATCTGGACTTCCACGCCCCGGACGACCCGGCACGGCGGCCGAACATGAGCCGGATGCTGTTCCTGGACCCGCACAGCCAGGAGCTGTACGTCGACTGGAAGCGGAAGATCCGCGCCGTGGTCGGGAATCTGCGGATCTCGGTCGGCAGGCATCCCGAAGACCCGCTGCTCGCGGAGCTGATCGGCGAGCTGACGATGAAGAGCCCGGAATTCGTCTCGCTCTGGGGCGATCACCGTGTGCAGCCCTGCGACGCCGCGGCCTACGAACTGCACCATCCGGTCGTCGGCACGGTGACGGTGACCCAGCAGACCCTGTCGATCGCCCGTTCACCGGATCAGCTGCTGATCGTGTGCACGGCCCCCGCGGGCTCCTCCGACGCGAGTGCGCTCGCGCTGCTGCGGCAGCTCAGGACCGTGTGCTCACCAGCGTCTCCGGCTTGA